In Thermotomaculum hydrothermale, a single genomic region encodes these proteins:
- the nadA gene encoding quinolinate synthase NadA codes for MAFDIRNEIEKLKKEKNAVILAHNYQVKEVQEIADFVGDSFELAKIGKEADAEIIVFCGVRFMAESAAILSPEKKVLLPVEDAGCPLADTIKAEDVKALKKSYPRIPVVTYINSSVEVKAESDYCCTSSNAVDVVNSIDSDKVIFIPDSNLGSFVQEHTNKKLILWDGHCTVHHRVNVEDILRIKAIYDNSFVICHPECRPEVVEACDIACSTSKMIEEAKKTDKKTVILVTEEGMRHRIQKEVKDKLIVIASPKLMCVNMKKTKLQHVYEALALEQTEVKVSEEIREKALIPLKRMLQIGKRQKQFIGA; via the coding sequence ATGGCATTTGATATAAGAAATGAGATAGAAAAACTAAAAAAAGAAAAAAATGCGGTAATTTTAGCCCACAACTATCAGGTAAAAGAGGTTCAGGAAATTGCCGACTTTGTTGGAGATTCCTTTGAACTTGCAAAGATAGGGAAAGAGGCTGACGCAGAAATAATAGTTTTTTGCGGTGTAAGGTTTATGGCTGAATCAGCAGCAATCCTCTCCCCTGAAAAGAAGGTTCTCCTTCCTGTTGAGGATGCAGGCTGCCCTCTTGCAGACACAATAAAGGCAGAAGATGTAAAGGCTTTAAAAAAAAGTTACCCTAGAATACCTGTTGTCACATATATCAACTCTTCCGTTGAGGTTAAGGCTGAGAGTGATTACTGCTGCACATCCTCAAACGCAGTTGATGTTGTAAATTCAATAGATTCAGACAAAGTTATATTTATTCCAGACTCAAACTTAGGCTCTTTTGTTCAGGAACATACAAACAAAAAACTTATTCTCTGGGATGGACACTGTACAGTTCACCACAGGGTAAATGTTGAAGATATTTTAAGAATAAAGGCAATTTACGATAACTCATTTGTTATTTGCCACCCTGAATGCAGGCCTGAAGTTGTGGAAGCCTGCGATATTGCCTGCTCAACATCAAAGATGATTGAAGAAGCAAAAAAAACCGATAAAAAAACTGTAATCTTAGTTACCGAAGAAGGAATGAGACATAGAATACAGAAAGAAGTTAAGGATAAACTAATAGTAATTGCTTCCCCTAAACTTATGTGTGTTAATATGAAAAAAACAAAATTGCAGCATGTTTACGAGGCACTGGCTTTAGAACAAACTGAAGTAAAGGTCAGCGAAGAAATAAGGGAAAAGGCTTTAATTCCTCTTAAAAGAATGTTACAAATAGGGAAAAGGCAAAAACAATTTATAGGAGCTTAA
- the panC gene encoding pantoate--beta-alanine ligase, whose product MHIAKTVDEMKKLRKEIPSNKKVGFVPTMGYLHEGHLSLLRKAREENDIVILSIFVNPIQFGPNEDLDRYPRDFERDEKLAKEVGTDIIFYPTPEEMYPENYSSYVVTEGLDKHLCGAKRPGHFKGVMTVVLKLFNITKPDNTYFGQKDIQQARIIEQMIKDFNLDIKMHICPIVREEDGLAMSSRNVYLSPEERKQAIALYKGIKKGEELFKQGERDAKTIKKEVEKVVKSFNLAKIDYVEIVDYTTMSPIDKLGKKSVLALAVYFGKTRLIDNTILE is encoded by the coding sequence ATGCATATAGCAAAAACAGTTGATGAGATGAAAAAACTTAGAAAAGAAATCCCCTCAAATAAAAAAGTTGGTTTTGTCCCCACAATGGGCTACCTTCACGAGGGACACCTTTCCCTTTTAAGAAAAGCAAGAGAAGAAAATGATATTGTCATATTAAGCATTTTTGTAAACCCTATTCAATTCGGCCCAAACGAAGATTTAGACAGGTATCCAAGAGATTTTGAGAGGGATGAGAAATTAGCAAAAGAGGTTGGAACAGACATAATTTTCTATCCCACCCCCGAAGAAATGTATCCAGAAAACTACTCTTCCTATGTTGTAACTGAAGGGCTTGACAAACACTTATGCGGAGCAAAGAGGCCTGGGCACTTTAAGGGAGTAATGACTGTTGTCCTTAAACTCTTCAATATAACCAAACCTGACAACACCTACTTTGGACAAAAAGATATACAGCAGGCAAGGATAATTGAACAGATGATTAAGGACTTTAACCTTGATATAAAAATGCATATATGCCCTATTGTGAGAGAGGAAGACGGTCTTGCAATGTCTTCAAGAAATGTTTACCTATCCCCTGAAGAAAGAAAACAGGCAATAGCACTCTATAAAGGAATTAAAAAGGGTGAAGAGTTATTTAAGCAGGGAGAAAGAGATGCAAAAACCATAAAAAAAGAGGTTGAAAAGGTTGTAAAATCTTTTAATCTGGCTAAAATTGACTATGTTGAGATTGTGGACTATACCACAATGTCTCCAATTGATAAGTTAGGGAAAAAGAGCGTGCTGGCACTTGCTGTTTATTTTGGAAAAACAAGGCTAATAGACAATACTATCCTGGAGTGA
- the panB gene encoding 3-methyl-2-oxobutanoate hydroxymethyltransferase codes for MKKKITAPKIYSMKNKEKIAMITSYDCPTTKIVESAGIDIILVGDSVGMVLLGYPTTLEVTVDDIIHHSKAVSRCSQYALKVGDMPFMSYQTSVEEAVKNAGRIIQEGGMDAVKLEGGENHIDKIKAILNAGIPVMGHVGLTPQSVNLFGGFKIQGKTAESAKQILKDAILLDQAGVFAIVLEGIPEELAKVITESVSCPTIGIGAGRFCDGQVLVFHDMLSIPEPCYFKFVKQFENAGEVMKNGVENYVKAVKENEFPGKDNVTHISEEILKALKDKGGLKCI; via the coding sequence ATGAAAAAGAAGATTACAGCCCCCAAAATTTATTCCATGAAAAACAAAGAAAAAATAGCAATGATTACATCCTACGATTGCCCCACAACAAAAATTGTGGAAAGTGCTGGAATTGATATTATCCTTGTTGGTGATTCTGTTGGAATGGTGCTTTTAGGTTACCCAACAACACTTGAGGTTACAGTTGACGATATAATCCACCATTCAAAAGCAGTTTCAAGATGCTCTCAATATGCCTTAAAGGTGGGAGATATGCCATTTATGTCTTACCAAACCTCTGTGGAAGAAGCGGTTAAAAATGCTGGAAGGATAATTCAAGAAGGGGGAATGGACGCGGTTAAATTGGAAGGGGGAGAAAATCATATAGACAAAATCAAAGCAATTTTAAATGCTGGGATCCCCGTAATGGGGCATGTAGGCTTAACCCCGCAGTCAGTTAACCTTTTCGGGGGGTTTAAGATTCAGGGAAAAACAGCTGAAAGCGCCAAACAAATTTTAAAAGATGCAATTCTTCTTGACCAGGCTGGCGTTTTTGCCATTGTCCTTGAAGGCATACCTGAAGAGTTGGCAAAGGTAATTACTGAATCAGTTTCCTGTCCAACAATAGGAATAGGGGCAGGGAGATTCTGTGACGGACAGGTGCTTGTCTTTCATGATATGTTGTCAATTCCTGAACCCTGCTACTTTAAATTTGTAAAGCAGTTTGAAAATGCCGGGGAAGTAATGAAAAATGGAGTAGAAAATTATGTTAAAGCTGTTAAAGAAAACGAATTTCCAGGCAAAGACAATGTAACCCATATTTCTGAAGAGATTTTAAAAGCCCTTAAAGACAAAGGAGGCCTTAAATGCATATAG
- a CDS encoding deoxynucleoside kinase, giving the protein MTVIYKNILIDGLPKTGKKELARKLSERLHYTLISDIQSIPTHLLDFFYRDIERNALLTELSFLIQRYKQLNTIMVSDLYRPNRSIFTFSIEKSKIYATYTLNDQELVVFEKIYEMLSTPIPINYDLIVFLYSSPKNILKKIKENPKNGEERISLEYIEGLLKVYYNHYSKIRGIPLIFFEIQNINKGFDDETLDSIVNFMDNVRPGINLYNPPHP; this is encoded by the coding sequence ATGACTGTAATTTATAAAAATATTCTAATTGACGGCTTGCCAAAAACAGGAAAAAAAGAGCTGGCAAGAAAGCTATCGGAAAGATTACACTACACATTAATATCAGATATTCAATCAATTCCCACTCATTTATTGGATTTTTTTTACAGGGATATTGAAAGAAATGCGCTATTAACAGAACTTTCCTTTTTAATTCAGAGGTATAAGCAATTAAATACAATTATGGTATCCGACCTGTATAGGCCTAATCGCTCTATCTTTACATTTTCAATTGAAAAATCAAAGATCTATGCCACCTATACATTAAACGACCAGGAACTTGTAGTTTTTGAAAAAATATATGAAATGCTATCAACCCCAATTCCTATCAATTATGATTTAATTGTCTTTCTATACTCCTCTCCAAAAAATATTCTTAAAAAAATCAAAGAAAATCCTAAAAACGGAGAGGAAAGAATTTCACTGGAATATATTGAAGGGCTTTTAAAGGTTTATTACAACCACTATTCAAAAATTAGAGGAATACCATTAATATTTTTTGAAATACAAAACATAAACAAAGGCTTTGATGATGAAACTTTAGATAGTATTGTAAATTTTATGGATAATGTAAGACCCGGTATTAACCTTTACAATCCGCCACATCCTTAA
- a CDS encoding cytochrome ubiquinol oxidase subunit I codes for MDVTILSRLQFAVATYFHFLFVPLTLGLVWLLVWMETKYVKTGDEEYKKMAKFWGKIYLINFAIGVVTGITLEFQFGTNWSRYSQYVGDVFGSLLAIEATVAFFLESTFIAVWVFGWDKLSKKMHALAIWLVAIGTNVSAIWILTANAWMQHPVGYVIRNGRAELTDFAAVVFQPYVWLKFTHQITAAMTLAGFFVAGVSAYHLMRGSNVSFFKKSFKMAITYALIASILVVAIGHEHAAEVAKTQPTKLAAMESLWETKTNAPIYLLLWPDADNEKNAVEALPIPGMLSLLAFHSTSAEVKGLKDFPKDERPPVLPTFLSFRLMVGLGFLFILLTLYGFWKRDEIENHPLFLKIILYSVPLTYLAILLGWTLAEVGRQPWIVYGLMKVKDAVSPTISSTQVLVSLIAFTLVYTLLGIADFYLIFKTAKQGPKA; via the coding sequence ATGGATGTAACTATTCTTTCGAGATTGCAGTTTGCAGTCGCGACGTATTTTCACTTTCTTTTTGTCCCTTTAACTTTAGGATTGGTCTGGTTGCTTGTATGGATGGAAACAAAGTATGTTAAAACCGGGGATGAAGAGTACAAGAAAATGGCAAAGTTCTGGGGTAAGATTTACTTAATTAACTTTGCTATAGGGGTAGTAACCGGTATTACTCTTGAATTTCAGTTTGGTACAAACTGGTCACGCTACTCTCAGTATGTAGGAGATGTTTTTGGCTCATTGCTTGCTATTGAAGCAACAGTAGCATTCTTTTTAGAATCAACCTTTATTGCTGTATGGGTATTTGGCTGGGATAAATTGTCCAAAAAGATGCATGCACTTGCTATCTGGCTTGTTGCAATTGGTACAAATGTTTCCGCAATATGGATTTTGACTGCAAATGCATGGATGCAGCATCCTGTTGGATATGTTATTAGAAATGGAAGGGCAGAGTTAACAGACTTTGCAGCAGTTGTATTTCAACCTTATGTCTGGCTTAAATTTACCCATCAGATTACTGCTGCAATGACTCTTGCAGGGTTCTTTGTTGCTGGTGTTAGTGCTTACCACTTAATGAGAGGAAGCAATGTTTCCTTTTTTAAAAAATCTTTTAAAATGGCTATAACCTATGCGTTAATTGCCTCAATTCTCGTAGTGGCTATAGGTCATGAGCATGCAGCAGAAGTTGCTAAAACTCAGCCTACAAAATTAGCTGCGATGGAATCGTTATGGGAAACAAAGACTAATGCACCTATCTATTTACTATTGTGGCCAGATGCGGATAATGAGAAAAACGCTGTGGAAGCATTGCCTATTCCCGGAATGTTAAGTTTGCTTGCCTTTCATTCAACTTCGGCAGAGGTTAAGGGTTTAAAAGATTTTCCAAAGGATGAAAGGCCACCTGTTCTTCCTACTTTTTTGAGTTTCAGGCTTATGGTGGGATTGGGTTTCCTGTTTATTCTACTTACTTTATACGGTTTCTGGAAGAGGGATGAGATAGAGAATCATCCGCTGTTCTTAAAGATAATATTATATTCAGTTCCTTTGACATATTTAGCTATACTTTTGGGCTGGACTTTGGCTGAGGTAGGAAGACAACCGTGGATTGTTTACGGTTTAATGAAGGTTAAGGATGCAGTTTCCCCAACTATATCCTCAACTCAGGTTCTTGTGTCTTTGATTGCTTTTACTCTTGTTTATACATTGCTTGGCATTGCAGATTTTTATCTAATTTTCAAAACTGCCAAGCAAGGGCCTAAGGCTTAA
- the cydB gene encoding cytochrome d ubiquinol oxidase subunit II — translation MIWQVIWFILWAVLWAVYFTLDGFDLGLGSLLPVLAKNENEKRIIYNAMGPFWDGNEVWLITAGGATFAAFPKTYAIMFSCLYTPLLLILFALILRGVAFEFRSKHDSDGWRKIWDYCLVFGSFLPALLFGVAFANIFQGIPFDANGMYHGNTLKLLNPYGLVGGILFVLLFMMHGSLWLWAKSEGDLAQRAKEIADKLWNAVLVFAVIFLIYSYVATKLWDNYFKHPLLFVIPLIAVIALIMVKVYLVKGENWKGWFASSLTILFTTFWSIAGLFPNLFPSSIDPNASLTIYNSSSSELTLKIMTVVAVIFVPLVLFYQFWAYKTFSHTVTEKDLESDEAY, via the coding sequence ATGATCTGGCAGGTAATATGGTTTATTCTCTGGGCTGTTTTATGGGCAGTATATTTTACGCTTGATGGTTTTGATTTAGGGTTAGGCTCACTGTTGCCGGTTCTGGCAAAAAACGAAAATGAGAAGAGAATTATATATAATGCAATGGGGCCTTTCTGGGATGGAAATGAAGTATGGCTTATAACAGCAGGTGGTGCTACATTTGCTGCTTTCCCAAAAACATATGCAATTATGTTTTCATGCCTCTATACACCTTTGCTTCTTATACTTTTTGCGCTTATTTTAAGAGGGGTTGCATTTGAATTTAGAAGCAAACACGATTCTGATGGCTGGAGAAAAATCTGGGATTATTGTCTTGTATTTGGTAGCTTTCTCCCGGCTCTTCTTTTTGGAGTTGCTTTTGCAAATATTTTTCAGGGAATCCCTTTTGATGCAAACGGAATGTATCACGGAAACACTTTGAAACTTTTAAATCCTTACGGGCTTGTCGGTGGGATTTTGTTTGTGCTTCTTTTTATGATGCATGGAAGTTTGTGGCTCTGGGCTAAATCAGAGGGAGACCTTGCTCAAAGGGCAAAAGAGATAGCAGACAAACTCTGGAATGCAGTTCTGGTTTTTGCCGTTATTTTCCTTATCTACTCTTATGTAGCCACAAAACTCTGGGATAATTACTTTAAGCATCCTTTGCTTTTTGTAATTCCTTTAATAGCGGTAATTGCACTTATTATGGTTAAGGTTTACCTTGTTAAAGGAGAAAACTGGAAAGGCTGGTTTGCCTCTTCATTGACAATCCTTTTTACAACATTCTGGAGCATTGCTGGATTGTTCCCGAACCTCTTTCCATCAAGCATTGACCCAAATGCAAGTCTTACCATTTACAATTCATCTTCATCAGAGTTAACTTTAAAGATAATGACGGTTGTTGCGGTAATTTTTGTGCCTCTTGTGTTATTTTATCAATTCTGGGCATACAAAACCTTTTCCCATACTGTTACAGAAAAGGATCTTGAGTCTGACGAAGCTTATTAA
- the groES gene encoding co-chaperone GroES — protein MKIKPLYDRVLVKRKEPKEEIKGGIIIPDTAKEKPLEAEVIAVGDGRVNEDGKKFPLTVKVGDTVLIGKYAGTEIKIDDEEYLIMREDEILAIVEK, from the coding sequence ATGAAAATTAAACCTTTATATGACAGGGTGCTTGTTAAGAGAAAAGAGCCGAAAGAAGAAATTAAAGGCGGCATTATTATTCCTGATACCGCTAAAGAAAAACCTCTTGAAGCTGAAGTTATTGCTGTTGGTGATGGCAGGGTAAATGAGGATGGAAAGAAATTTCCTTTAACAGTAAAGGTAGGCGACACTGTTTTAATCGGTAAATACGCTGGTACTGAAATTAAGATTGATGACGAAGAATACCTCATTATGAGGGAAGATGAAATACTTGCGATAGTTGAAAAGTAA
- the groL gene encoding chaperonin GroEL (60 kDa chaperone family; promotes refolding of misfolded polypeptides especially under stressful conditions; forms two stacked rings of heptamers to form a barrel-shaped 14mer; ends can be capped by GroES; misfolded proteins enter the barrel where they are refolded when GroES binds) gives MAKKIVFGDEARHAVLAGVEKLADAVQATLGPKGRNVLIEKKFGSPLSTKDGVTVAKEIELEDPQENVGAQLVKEVASKTSDVAGDGTTTATVLARAIYKEGIKAIVAGANPMDLKRGIDKAVEEVVKGLNEMAIEVRGSEDIAKVGTISANNDEEIGKKIAEAMEKVGRDGVITVEEGKGLETTVEVVEGMQFDRGFLSPYFVTDAEKMEVVFENPYILIHEKKISNMKELLPVLEQVVKTGKPLLIIAEDIEGEALATLVVNKLRGVLNVAAVKAPGFGDRRKAMLEDIAILTGGQAITEDLGVKLENVTLDMLGTAKKVVIDKENTTIVEGGGSSDAIMARVKQIKAQIEQTTSDYDREKLQERLAKLVGGVAVIKVGAATETEMKEKKARVEDAMHATKAAVEEGIVPGGGVALLRQLDRVEKIDVKGDQKLGVDIIKKALSAPLRAIAANAGQEGSLVVKEVLKGEGSFGYNAATDTYEDLMKAGVIDPVKVTKNALVNAASVASVMLTTQCVITEIPEKEKPMPGAGGMDMGGMY, from the coding sequence ATGGCAAAGAAGATAGTTTTTGGTGATGAAGCGAGACATGCTGTTTTAGCCGGTGTTGAAAAGCTTGCTGATGCTGTTCAGGCAACTTTAGGTCCTAAGGGAAGGAATGTTTTAATTGAGAAAAAATTCGGTTCTCCTCTTTCAACAAAAGATGGTGTAACCGTTGCAAAGGAAATAGAGCTTGAAGACCCTCAGGAAAATGTAGGTGCTCAGCTTGTTAAAGAAGTTGCTTCCAAAACCTCTGATGTTGCAGGAGATGGTACAACCACTGCAACTGTTCTTGCAAGGGCAATTTACAAAGAAGGTATTAAAGCAATTGTTGCAGGTGCAAACCCAATGGATTTAAAGAGGGGAATTGATAAGGCTGTTGAAGAGGTTGTAAAAGGCCTTAACGAAATGGCAATTGAAGTAAGGGGAAGCGAAGATATTGCAAAGGTAGGAACCATTTCTGCAAACAACGATGAGGAAATTGGTAAAAAGATTGCAGAAGCAATGGAAAAGGTTGGAAGAGACGGTGTTATCACTGTTGAAGAAGGAAAAGGCCTTGAAACAACTGTTGAAGTTGTTGAAGGTATGCAGTTTGATAGAGGATTCCTCTCTCCTTACTTTGTGACTGATGCTGAAAAGATGGAAGTTGTTTTTGAAAATCCTTATATCCTTATCCACGAAAAGAAAATCTCAAATATGAAAGAATTGCTTCCTGTTTTAGAGCAGGTGGTAAAAACAGGAAAGCCATTGCTTATAATTGCAGAAGATATTGAAGGCGAAGCACTTGCCACACTTGTTGTTAACAAGTTAAGAGGTGTGTTAAATGTTGCAGCTGTTAAGGCTCCTGGTTTTGGCGATAGAAGAAAGGCAATGCTTGAAGATATCGCTATCCTGACAGGTGGCCAGGCAATTACAGAAGATTTAGGTGTTAAGCTTGAAAATGTTACCCTTGACATGTTAGGTACTGCTAAAAAGGTTGTAATTGACAAAGAGAACACAACAATTGTTGAAGGCGGTGGTTCTTCAGACGCTATTATGGCAAGAGTAAAACAGATTAAGGCTCAGATTGAACAGACAACTTCAGATTACGATAGGGAAAAATTACAGGAAAGGCTTGCTAAATTAGTTGGCGGTGTAGCAGTAATTAAGGTAGGTGCTGCAACTGAAACCGAAATGAAAGAGAAAAAGGCAAGGGTTGAAGATGCTATGCATGCAACCAAGGCTGCTGTTGAAGAAGGTATTGTTCCTGGCGGTGGCGTGGCTCTGTTAAGGCAGTTAGATAGAGTTGAAAAAATTGACGTTAAAGGTGACCAGAAGTTAGGTGTTGATATAATCAAGAAGGCATTGTCAGCTCCTTTAAGGGCAATTGCGGCAAATGCTGGACAGGAAGGCTCACTTGTTGTAAAAGAAGTGCTTAAAGGTGAAGGTTCATTTGGTTACAACGCTGCAACCGATACTTACGAAGATTTAATGAAGGCAGGGGTAATTGATCCTGTTAAGGTTACAAAGAATGCACTTGTCAATGCTGCATCAGTTGCAAGTGTAATGCTTACAACCCAGTGTGTAATTACCGAAATTCCTGAAAAAGAGAAACCAATGCCTGGTGCAGGTGGCATGGATATGGGTGGAATGTACTAA
- the amrS gene encoding AmmeMemoRadiSam system radical SAM enzyme, whose protein sequence is MFEAKYYEKLENKKVRCTLCPHYCTLKEGQTGICRVRKNINGILYSLSYQNIIAMHIDPIEKKPLYHFSPGARTLSIATPGCNFHCLNCQNHTISQIDESIFDFTRKIPPEEVVKIAISENIKHITFTYTEPTIFFEYMLDTAKIAKKEGLYCSIVSNGYITKEPLKELIPFIDAANIDFKFHEDSLYRKIAGGKAKPVLETIKTLYHSGVITEVTTLIIPEVNDNDEYFLETAKSLLQISNEIPWHLSAFYPTYKMIDYQSTRPETLVKFRKLAIDLGFKFVYTGNILDLEGSTTYCPKCGEALIKRHYFNLTFSELKENKCPKCGEFIYGKFQ, encoded by the coding sequence ATGTTTGAGGCAAAATACTACGAAAAACTTGAAAATAAAAAAGTAAGGTGCACCCTATGCCCCCATTATTGCACTCTAAAAGAGGGGCAAACAGGAATATGCAGGGTCAGAAAGAATATTAACGGCATCCTTTATTCTCTTTCATACCAAAACATAATTGCAATGCACATAGACCCTATTGAAAAAAAACCTCTGTACCATTTTTCCCCCGGTGCAAGAACTCTCTCAATAGCAACACCAGGTTGCAACTTTCATTGCCTGAACTGTCAAAACCACACAATTTCCCAGATTGACGAAAGCATATTTGATTTTACAAGAAAAATCCCCCCAGAAGAGGTTGTAAAAATAGCAATTTCAGAAAATATTAAACATATTACTTTTACATATACAGAGCCAACAATCTTCTTTGAATATATGCTTGATACAGCAAAAATCGCTAAAAAAGAGGGGCTTTATTGCTCAATTGTTTCAAACGGATACATAACCAAAGAACCATTAAAGGAGTTAATACCCTTTATTGACGCTGCAAATATTGACTTTAAATTTCACGAAGATTCGCTGTATCGCAAAATTGCAGGAGGAAAAGCAAAACCTGTGCTTGAAACAATTAAAACCCTCTATCATTCCGGAGTAATAACAGAAGTTACAACCTTAATAATTCCTGAAGTTAATGATAATGATGAATATTTTTTAGAAACTGCAAAATCCCTTTTGCAGATATCCAATGAAATCCCATGGCATTTAAGTGCTTTTTACCCCACTTATAAAATGATTGATTATCAAAGCACCCGCCCTGAAACACTTGTAAAATTCAGAAAATTGGCTATTGATTTAGGGTTTAAGTTTGTATATACAGGAAATATCCTTGATTTAGAAGGTAGTACCACCTATTGCCCAAAGTGTGGTGAGGCTTTAATAAAAAGGCATTACTTTAACCTAACATTTTCTGAATTGAAAGAAAATAAATGCCCTAAATGCGGCGAATTTATTTACGGGAAATTTCAATAA
- the galU gene encoding UTP--glucose-1-phosphate uridylyltransferase GalU translates to MAITEKLKKVFVKDTKKINKCLFPAAGYGTRFLPATKAMPKEMLPIVNKPLIQYGVEEALEAGITNMAIVTGRGKRAIEDHFDIAYELESQIKGTDKESLLEDIKAVIDRCVFTYTRQIEMKGLGHAVLTGKPLIGDEPFAVILADDLCFSDNSAVLKQMVDVYEKYGVCVVAVQEVDMEDISKYGVIKGKEVEERIFKVEYMVEKPSKEEAPSNLAVIGRYILIPEIFDILETLPPGKNGEIQLTDALLKLAEKGKVFAYKFKGKRFDCGSVQGFVEATNFFYERMKN, encoded by the coding sequence ATGGCTATTACTGAGAAATTAAAAAAGGTTTTTGTTAAAGATACAAAAAAGATAAATAAATGCCTTTTTCCTGCAGCAGGTTATGGAACGAGGTTTCTTCCTGCAACAAAGGCAATGCCTAAAGAAATGCTTCCTATAGTTAACAAACCGTTAATTCAGTATGGTGTTGAAGAGGCGCTTGAGGCAGGAATTACAAATATGGCAATTGTAACAGGCAGGGGTAAAAGGGCTATTGAAGACCACTTTGATATTGCTTATGAGTTAGAAAGCCAGATTAAGGGTACTGATAAAGAGTCTCTTTTAGAAGATATAAAGGCAGTAATTGATAGGTGTGTCTTTACCTACACAAGGCAGATTGAAATGAAGGGTTTGGGACATGCTGTTTTAACAGGAAAACCTTTAATTGGAGATGAACCATTTGCAGTAATTCTTGCTGATGATTTGTGTTTCAGTGATAATTCTGCTGTTTTGAAGCAGATGGTTGATGTTTATGAAAAATATGGGGTATGCGTTGTTGCAGTCCAGGAAGTAGATATGGAAGATATTTCAAAGTACGGAGTAATAAAGGGGAAAGAGGTGGAGGAGAGGATTTTTAAGGTTGAATATATGGTAGAAAAACCTTCCAAAGAAGAAGCTCCGTCAAACCTTGCGGTAATTGGGAGGTATATTTTAATCCCTGAAATATTTGACATTCTTGAAACATTGCCACCGGGGAAAAATGGTGAAATTCAATTAACTGATGCTTTGCTCAAACTTGCTGAGAAGGGAAAAGTTTTTGCCTATAAATTTAAGGGAAAAAGGTTTGATTGTGGAAGTGTCCAGGGATTTGTTGAGGCTACAAACTTTTTTTACGAGAGAATGAAAAATTGA